Part of the Penicillium digitatum chromosome 4, complete sequence genome is shown below.
GATTCTGACCATGAAACAGATACCAAATGTCTATCTTTCATCCCGAGTCCAGCGTGAAGACTGCGCATTATGTAAGCGCTCCGCTTGAGGAATTCCGCGGTCCTAGACTTctcaacttcttcttcgcgTGTTTTCactttttctactttttcTCGTTACTTTAGTTCTGCTCTACTCCGATTTACAAGGTTAAAACGTGTTTCTGTGACTACTTCTCCTATCGCTTCATTGACCACTCAGTTTTTCATCATGGCTGACCCAGAGGATGGAGATGATCTCTTTGCTGATCTGTATGTTTTCTACTTCACATTGAAATTGAAACGAGGTTCTAATAAAACTTATTTGTTTTAGGTACGACGCTGACGATTCCACAAATCGCACTACTGTAGCGGTTGAGGCGCCAAAGTCTACTGATCTCGCGACCATCCCTGCTGCTGGAGAATCTGCTGGGCAGGATTTTGCACCTGCCCCTGTTGGCACCTATGAATCGCGCCCTACTCAACCTTCGGAATCTGACCCGGGTTATCATAACGGCTCCGGAAACGCTTATGGCGCCCCTGCTAATGCCCAGGCGCCCTCTCCTGTCGAGACCGAGTCTCACGGAACAGGAATCAAAGAAGATGGGTAAGTTCACTAATTGTGTTTCTTTCACATGTTATGTTCCAAATCTTCCCCAATTGCATGTATCTGTCTGGTTTCGGGGTTTCCCTCTCCGGAACAAGCCTAGGTGGCGCCAGTTGCTATTCATGGGTTCGACTACAGTTCTGGGTGCAGGAAGGAGTCTCCTAGCTATGGATTAAGATTTCTCTGGGCTGTGGACTGTGGGCGATTTGAGAAGAAGACTTGCCGGTTGATTGACGGCGCATGCGTTTCAACCTTGGAGAGGAGGAAAAACAAAATGCGGACTCGGCGACCATTCAACGTGTCTGTTCAAAGAACTGTCATCACACGCCCATCAACGTCTACCAAATTTTGTCCACAAATCGAATTTCGGGATATTTCGACATTCGGCCCACGGAATCAAGCAGAAGCTTAAAAGACACATCGCCGGGAGTCCTTGGTCAAGTCAATTGCTTGCGCAAATCATTCACACGCCACCCACGGACCTTTGTCACAAACGATTCATATATAGTACAGCCGATACTATATAGTTTCCTGTCGATATACCTTGATAGGGCAGAGCAAGAAGTAGCTATCTAGCTTGGGGACTCTGTGATAGACAAGGCAAATGTCTTCGCGGGTCAGACAGACAGACAGTGACAATTCACTTTTTACGACTGAAATACTTGCACCTACACGCTTCTCATCTCGCCTGTCTCCGGCTTGAGCAATTCAGGAAGAGGAGGACAAGAATTCTGCATCGAGGTCCATGTAAACCAGTGGATTGACGTTAAATCCCGGACCTGAACATCAAACTTGCTCAAGACCATACAAGTATACATTGACAGTGACTGCGAGGTCGAAGATTATGTACCGACCTAGCATGTGTGTTCCTTATTTTAGGGCAGTTGTGCTCTGAATAGCGAAGCTTTTCACGCACTCGAATAGCCCATGAATAGCAATACCTCGCCACCCACCTTTGCACATGGATTTACTTCCTCTACCATTCCCCACTATCGTTTTTACGACATGcattttcttcatcatcttgCCGTTCATTGAATATCTGTTCCCTAAATATTCGGTTCATCAACTTTTTGCTGAAGCTTCGCTGACCAATGACAATCCACCTACTAGAAAGATGTTTATCGGTGGTCTGAACTGGGAAACTACAGACGGTAAAAATCCTCTTTCTCCGTGGAAAACGCACCATGTGGCTAATAAATCCTTCTCTTCATATAGAGTCCCTCCGTGACTATTTTTCTCAATTCGGCGAGGTTCAGGAATGCACCGTCATGCGGGATAGCGCCACTGGACGCTCTCGCGGCTTTGGGTTTTTGACTTTCCGTGACGCTAAGACTGTGAATACTGTGATGGTAAAGGAGCATTATCTGGATGGAAAGATTGTAAGAACTACCTCGCAACTGGGACAATTCGTACAAGTGAACTGTTGCTGACTAGTATCGAAGATCGATCCCAAGCGTGCTATTCCCCGCGATGAACAGGAGAAGACTTCGAAGATTTTCGTTGGTGGTGTTAGCCAGGAGGCTACCGAGCAAGACTTTAAGCAATTCTTTATGCAGTTTGGCCGCGTTGTGGATGCCACTCTTATGATGGACAAGGACACCGGACGTCCCCGTGGATTTGGCTTCGTCACTTTCGACGGCGATGCGGCTGTTGAGAAGGCTCTTTCCCGTCCTCTTGAGATTCTGGGCAAGCCGATTGAGGTCAAGAAGGCGCAGCCCCGTGGCAACCTGCGTGAGAACAACGATCAACGCGGGGGACACCGCAATGGAGGATACCGTGACCAAAACCAGAACGATGGAGGTCAGCAGCAAGCGCCTCAGCAGGGACAGGGTAGTTCGATGACTCCTCAGATGCTGGCCCAATACTGGCAACGCATGCAACAGTACTTTACCATCATGCAACATCAGATGGCCGCCGGACAGGGAGGAATGCCTGGCATGAACATGGGTGGCGCTATGAACATGAATCCTGCTATGATCGCGCAGATGCAGCAGATGCAGCAGATGCAGATGcgtcaacagcaacagcaaatGGGTGCCCAGCAACAAGGGGCTATGAGCCCCGGCCCCCAGAGCCCTGGCTCCCAGCAGGCCATGCCCAACATGATGAACCCCTCCATGATGCAGCCCAACCAAGCCAATGCCCCCGGGGGTCCAGGCAGCGATTCCACCAGCCCTGCCCCCAACGCCGCCGCTATGGCCGCAAACTACAACAATGCACCCCCGAACGCAGCCAGAGGACAGACTGGACCTGGATACAATGCGACCGAGCAAATTGCCTTTGAGCAGCAAAAGTACGAACAGCAACAGATCAACCGCTCCATGGACCCTCGCGGTTTCTCGCCTTACCAGCAGCAGGGTGGCCCAACTTCGTGGGAGGGCATGTACGATGAAGTTCCTCAACCTCATGTCCCGACCGGACCAGCAGGTATGAGACGCATTGGAAGCTCGGGTAGTGGTATGTGATTCTTACGAGTCTTTGCATATTGTGCCTCTTTCATCTCAACGCCGTTCTTCTTTTACTAGCTCCCAATAACTAACACATCCCTTGAACAGGAACCGCGCCCCAGCCTCAAAGCACTGCACCTGCCAATGCTCCCACTGGACCCCGCAACGCCGGCAAGCCTGGTGCAAACTACCGTGGTGGCGGCCGAGGTGGACACCGAACCTACCACCCCTACCAACGCTAATCTGCTCGTTGTGGCTCCTTCAAGTGACGCATCCAGTCTCTTCTCGTTTCAGATACGACTTCGTTTCTTTCATGTGTTTTCTaagttccttttttttttgccataGGCCAGCGATTTTGGGCCTCATGGATTGATAATTGCGTGGCCGCCAGCCAAAGCGGGTGTGTCAACCTCGCGAGCTGGTTGTATTGGCGATTCCCCTCTCCCTCAACTTCCCTTCAAGGTTATCTGGTCCTGTGCTTTTGTGCTTTTGTTCGCGACTCTCGAGGTTCGAGAatcaaccttggaatgcttaggttgaatttgttcaTGCTAAGCGGGAGGGAAATCGTTCGGCGATCGGTGAAAGCAAGTCTTCGGTCTTCGTTCgagctcggtgatacaaTACTTCTTCTTGTGAAATTAGCCTCACAATCAAAAGTCGAAAGTCCTTGAATAGTGTCTTGTAAATCGTTCCGCAAGCGGTAGGTCGTAGGTCGTAGAATGTAGGGCAGAGGGTTTTCGTTGTTGGACGCTCTCACTTGGAAATTCTAAAAGCTGCAGGGGTCGACAAGGCTCATCAGCCCATAAGGAACGGGCCGTGTGCGTGGGAACCACCGCGGCAGGCCAGAAACACACCATATAGTGACGATGTGATATATATATTTGAAATTGCTGCTTAGAATTGATAATTACGATTGGACATGTTTCTTTCTAAAATATCCATTCTCTCAATTCAAAACATAAGATTGACTGTGCCCCCCCGATTGTTACAATACAGCTAAGCATTCCTGAGCTCAGAACAGTTATTTTGATGGTGCAATGATCTTCAATTGGCATGGCTGATGGTCTTGATAGGGCCAAAGAATCCACGTGACTTTGACGACGGCCCCGTTGGCGACGTTCGAATTATTCAGTTCACAGATCTCGTGGAAGATTTACTAGGCTCTACAGGGCTAGCACTTAAAGTCCGATCCATTGATATGTCTCGCACAAAATGACCAAGTAATTTTCATTCACGAGATTGTTCAGAGACCTCGCTGTGCTTTGGTCTGTCTATCCAACCACCTAGCTGCCACTATGTATAACATTCTTTCTATCTGCAAACCTATGTCTCAACTAGGGAATAAGATCAAAAGTTGTAGGGTATTTGAAAATAAATCAACGCTTGTTTAGAAACTTTATAGTATggaaaagggggggggggggggggcggggGGAGGGGCGGGAAAATCCAGCTCAACCCTGGACTGATGTTGGGACCGTGTTTCGAAAAAGAATATAGAGACCAACGTGAGAGATAATTTGGCTGTATCATACTCATTTCACTATGGGTACAATACGATGAGCACACAGGGAGAATAAGAAAGATCAACATGGAAGAAATTCTCATCAATTGGAAGCGGTATAATAAATGACAGATGGTGAACATGGTAATGAACGAGGTATGTATAGAGACAAGATGACAAAGGAATGGAAGTGATATCACACAAAAAGATGTATTTAAAGACGGGAAGATCAAAAAATGCCCAGCCGCCATTTTCAAGCACGCTAAAAAccgtcaaaaaaaaaaaagataataGGTAACTCCCTAGCCACCGCACTCGTGCCTGAGCTGAATGTCGAGCAGCAAGGGGAAAAACAGGGAAGGGAGAAGAGAAATTGTAACGTCATTTCAAGCCTGTGACGCTTTCGTTGGGTGTTTTTAAAGATTTCTTGCTTCGTTTTTTTAGTATGCCATTCCGTAGCCCGGGGCCGTGGGATGACGACCTTCGATGGAGCCACGCAAGCCATGGCTGTCAGCACTTGTGCTGCGCCCGTGCGCTACGCCGTAGTCGTTGTGGACTAAGCCAGCGCTTTCGGTGTTGCTAGGTGACCTGGCTCGTCTAGGCTCATCTTGGTAAGACTCGTGAGGGCCGGTGAAGTTGAAGTTGTTCATCTCGGCGAACTCCTTGCGCTGTGGGTGGTCCATCAGGAGAGAGTCTCGGGCGTCCAAGGGAGTCAGATCGTCGAAGTCGCGGGTGGCTTTTTCTATCAGAAAAGAATCGTTAGGTGGTGCAGATGTTTGGGAGGGACTTGAGATTTCAAGGTAGCTGCGACTTACcagcttctcttctctgtTTCGCATGCGGGTTCTCGCGGGAGAAATTGATGATGGTGTTGACAGCAATGAGAATAGCGAGGACTGCAGTGAGCGTGGACTGCACGACAATGAGGACAATGCCGGTAACGGTTTTTGTTGTCTGGGAAATTCCGAGTTCTTCGACAAAGATCAGGACGCAAGCAATGGACAGAACCCGGACAACCTGGACGGCGATGTTGATTACCAATGAGGCCTTGGTGGCATATGGGCGACTCCACACCAAGAGTGCCAATAGAAGGACTTCGCAGACCAGCTGGCCGGCGCTTTGGAACATACCGTGTCCCTCGCCCCCGGCAATGATGCAGCTCTTGACTAATGAGTACGCAATGACGGGCATGAAGATCCACCAGAAGTCTTTCTTGTAGCCATCGTAGAACATGCTGTACTTTTTCCAGGTTTCCCTATCCTCGTACAGGTGGCTGGTATCTccctcaatcttcttgtattTGCGGGCCTTGTAGGCAATGCGAAtagcaaagaaaacaagaagcCCCGTGAAGAGTGTGAGGGTCAAAGCGGCCAGCAACTTTGCACCCCACGAGTCACCCTTTCGTAGTTGGTAGACACAGTATAGCACCCAAATACTGTACAGCACGAGGATCATGTTGGTGATTGTCCGCGCCATCAGGCCCCAGTAATCCTTCCGGAATTCGGCCAGCTGTTCAGGAAATTTTTTGCCATACAGCGCCCATAGTTCCAGAACGACCTTCATTAGAAGAATACCGACCACAACCGCCGCAATCACGATCGCGAAGATCAAGAGGACATTCATGAAAACATCGGCAGAAGGAATCATCAGTTCTTGAGCGACTTGCTTCAAGTCGTTCACCTTGCTAGATGCACTGCTCTCGCTGCTCGAAGAGCTAGCATCGTCAGTCTCAGCCGAGCGAGCGACCAGGTCGCCGAATTGAAGGGTGTATTCCCAGCTCCGTTTGGTTGTATTGGTGGATGAGAAGCTCTTTCGCATCATTGTGGCTTTCTTCAGGAGCTCATAGCTTTCCACGGTCAAGTTGCCACCTGTGGCCCCTCGGAATTTGTCGATGGACTTCAGCAAGCCAGGCCAGGAGATCATACACGTACTCCACATGAAATTCGATGAGAAGCTGCGATAGACTTGGGGGTAGGCGACACTGAGCATGCCATTGGTGGCCATGGAATGGAACCAGCCCATTACATCGCCAAATCCAGGGCCGGACGTCGGTGAACCAACAACTCCCACCGAGCTCATGGCCGAGACACCGCTCAGTGCTAGAGCGCCGGCCGCAATGCCGGCCGTTGCATATTTGACCGCGCCGACACTGGTGGAGTGGCCGTTGGTCAGTTGAGACTCGAGGCACGTCACATTACCTTGGTCTTTCCTGGATTTCAGGACAAGCTTTGCCTGACCATCCAAGTCGGGAACGTTGAATGCGATGCCAGGGATCTGGCTGGCATATTTCGATGGAACCTCCACGGATCCGCTGACCTTGAAAGTGCCCTTGGGGACGGGGCACAGTTGATTCACATGGATGTCAGTACCACAGGGATCAAATTCTTTGCTGTAGATTTCGTGGCCATAGGCAGTGATGCTGATAGAGGCCAACACCATCTGTTCCATGGCATTGGTACCCGCCACATCGAAGACCACTACGCCAGTAGACCGAGTGTAGGTAATATCCATCGTTTGAAAGTTGATTGCTGAATCGGTCATGCACAGGTGAAATCCGTTCGTGGATAAGGTGTCGGCTGCCAGGGTTTGTGGCACGATGGCCAGGCCAAGCAGCGCCCATTTGAAGTTCTGCATGTTGGCCAAGCGCAATTGATGTTCGAAACGGTATCCCAATCTGAATCTAACAATTTGGAACCGAGGCGCGTATTCATCAAGGAAGTAAGGAAGTAAGGATGTAAGGATGTCGGGATGGACTGGCGCGATGATCGGATTGTGATATAAAGAGTGCGAATAAGTCACTGGAGAGAAAAGAGACacacaaaaaaagaagaaggaatggCAGGATCAACCTATAGAATGAAGAATGATCAAATCGAAAGGACCGCAAAGAAAAAGTAGGAGATGAGACACTGGTTTTCGAACAACCAGGAACTGTAACTAGAAAATTAAACGAGtgtagaagagaagaatggatttcccccctccccagaaaaagagggaaagtcttgaatgtacggagtagattgTGATTCTAAACTTGGCCCCTGAATTTACTGATTGGCTCCCGTTTCAGTCTAGACCTCCCACTGACTATTTCCATTAGACTTGATATTTATACCTGACGTTGATTGCCTGGTAGCCTACCGAAAAGGAGGGGATAGAGGTCCAGTGGACAATATTTAATTCCCAAGGAGTGAACAGGTCTCCCTATACATTCCTCCAAGGGGATTTtaaaatttttttcttttttaaacGCCACACGGCCTATTGCCTCCCGTCTCTCGAATTTATGATTCAACGGTGTAAATTAAATTCACACATACGGAGAAAGAGGCGCAAGGCACGCATACCTGCAGAATCGAACCTAGGGATTGTGCAAACATATGCCTATCACAGCTAATGTATACCGGTTGGACCGATCGCCAAGTTCTAGAGTGGACCCCTGATAGCCTTCTGGAGACGGTTCTTATAACTGAGATGATGCACGCAACCAAGTTCTGAGCTTTAGAGACAAGTTGTGCACGCACACAGCTCTCAGAAACTTTGAATGTGTCAAGCACAAAAGTTGAAACCGACCGATGTGGGTGCACCCTGCGGAATACTCCGTATAGGTGGTCCGATCATCAATGTGAGACACAGGGCCCAGCGCTGGGGGGCCACCCGAAACCCATGTCGACGGAGAATTCTTGTCGCGTCTGCCTATAGGGTATGGCCCACCTCAATCACTATGGtccgtactccatacggGATACGATCTGACCGTCGTCCACGGGTGCTTCTTACTTCACCATGCATCACGTCGAGTCTACACTTCGTAGTCTCCAGTAGAGAGTAGCGCTGGTGTGAAGGGAAAAAACAACTTTGCCCAGGTTCTTCTCGAAAGGTTTCATGGTAGATGGTTTCCAGATCATTGTTACCAACAGAACATCCCCGTAAAAATGATGTTCGATGGAGCAACTACCAAATAAGGGGCCTATGCCCAGCTCACCTCGGTAGGAAAGTCCCATCACGGAACTAGATCAATGAAGAcaacattgaaaaaaaaagacgtcCGACAAGATGGTTAACCGTGAAGGATGGAGCAAAGATCGGAGATCGGAGATAAAATGGGAACTAAAGATATCTTGTTGAACTGTTGGATCTAGCACGCCATGTAACGGCTTGGTACCGAGTCCCCAAGCTTTACCGATGCAGAACAGAAGACTTGAATGACTTGATGTGGATTCGGGCTGGAAATTAGATTGAAGGACATAACCGTGATGCTCCAGGTGACGCGACAATGTGGATTTCAATGCCTTGTGTCCCGGTTGACTGTGTTATCGCCAGGTGAAATCATCAAGAACGGTCGTCAACCATCGAATTTTCCATGATGCTAGGCTCCATTTTGACCAACCACGCGTAACGTGTGATTGAGAGAAGGCGAACCCCCGAATGAGTTCAAAATCGAGAGATTTATCCTTCGACCGTCCTGCTAGGGCCCACTCGGCAAAAAATATACTCTATACCGCCTACCACATCGTACGCCTACCCCGCCCCCCTCACGGCCCTCCGCAGGCACAAGCTTGCTACCATGGGGCCCGAGGGGCTCGAGACGTCTGAAATCCCAAATCAACCCGAGAAGAAATCTCGTCGACGTGGGGCTGAACTCGATCCCTTCCTTCGCACCCGGCTCTGTGTGCTCAGAACCACGGCCAAATGGACATACAGACAGATCCATGATGAATTTCCACATATTCCCCTCTCGACCATTAAATCAACCATTCTCCAAGAGAGCAATCGGGTCAATAACCACTCCCAAGCCCGCTCTGGCCGACCGTCGAAGCTGAAAGACGAAGATCGAGCCCGAATCCGCGAGGCTTTCCAGGCGAATCCTCATATTACGTACGACGCACTGCGTGTGGTGGTTGATTATAAAGTTGGCAAAGAGTCCCTTCGTCGATTCGTGAATGATGATGGGCTGAGGAAGACACAGACGCCTGGTCGGTCTTCTTTGGCTGGGAGAGGAGCTAACAAACAAGTTGATCGGGCTCCATCCGGTCAGTCCGACGACACACCTCCCGCTGGTTCGGCTGGTGATTTTGGGCCTGGTCTCATCCCCCCCGAGTCAGATCCTATATCTACTAGAGCTAGTCAAATCGTCAACGATTAGCGATCTGTGGAAAGAGATACCCTAAGATTTCCGACGTTGCGTGTTCAATTGGGGCTACCTGCTCTATTATCCAACCAATTTCTTTCTGCACATCATGACAACCCTATTTTCTACAGGATACATCTACACACGCGGTTATTGGAGAGAAGCATTTACTGCAAGATTGGGTTGGACCAACTAGTATATGGCCGTCCTGTCACGTGGCAGATATTTGGTCCCAGTTTGCATGTAGCATATAGAGCAACAATCTCAATACGGTGTGTTCGCTTATTATCTCATCGGTCTAGTAGACACAGAAATTCTGGAGTTCAGGACTTTGTCAGATCATGGTTTTCAGGTAGCTTGTTAGTATCATGCCAATAGTGTTCGATTTAGAGTGTGGTAATCATAGGCACTAGCTTAACCCCGTGTATGACCCTAAGATAGAAAATAGAACATCTTACACAACATAAGGGTAAGGCTGGAGATCCGGGCAAATCATAGCTATTTTAGGGTGAATATTTTTTTAGGTACGTGCACGGAGTTATTTTAGGACCCCCTGTGGTCCCAAGAATAGAACATAACGCTAGATCCTTCGTTTCCTAGTGACAAAGCTAGGATCGCGTTGAAATTGAAATTCCTCAGACCATTGACACTCTGGAACTGGTTACAAATGAAGGGTGCTTCGCGACATTCACTCTTGGGTATGCCTGCCTAGGTAGTTCCTGAAGACCTTACGGGTGTAGGAAAAGACAATGAGGGCCAGGGCGACGGGGTTGTTCTATAAATATCCACCTAACAGAACCTGGTGGACCTGACAAGTGATCGACAGACTCTGATAGGGTTCGTCTAGGCCTGATATGCAAGTATAGAGATTCTCTCGTCAGTTGAAGTATTACTGCCAACACGGTCGTAAATACCGTTCGCATGTCTTGTCTGACTTGCAGTCTTTGCTCACCCTTCCACTCCCCACCAAATCAGACAGGAGTTCCCGCAAGCCCTTAAAAAGGGAAGATAAATGTTGGCGCGAGAAGACTAGGGGGACCTCGAATATGTACTTCTTCAATTCGAAACCAGACTCTAGATGTAAGCTCTGCTGCTCAATGTTAAGAATGAGTATTGAATTATCAGACTCTGGATGAGTACATTCGTTCAAAAGGTCACAGATTCGGATGCAATGCCCGTAGCAATCAGATGAATTCGTATCATCGAGAAGAATGAAAGCCCAAgcggggaaaaaaaaacagcagGGAAACAAATAGTCCATATGAGAACACCAGACGCCGGGGTATTGTCCTTTTCCCGAAAAGCAGTCGCCTATGccgaaagaaagaagaatcATTAGATAATTGACAAAGATGAGCTTACGCCATCAATACATCTTCCGCCGGGGTGGCGGCAGTGGAAGGCACAGCGGACACATCAGTCATGGCATCATCGCCGTCTACATCGTGTGTAGAGGTGCTCTGTTGCGAGTGAGACTCGGGGGTAGGGGTGACACCGTCGCTGGTTGCATCATCATCGTTAGATCCgatatcaatgtcatccACCTCTTCCCATAAACGAACAGTCCTATCCAGTCCGCAGCTCACAACCATACGCGTGCCGCGAAGTGTACCCGTGTGAACACAAAGCACAGCAGATGAATGACCATCGAGGCGCTGCAAGATTTGCTTGCTCACAAGATCCCAGAAGAGAATGGAACCATCCTCACTGCCGCTGACGGCGAAGCATAGGGGCGGGTTGAAGAGCACATCTCGGGGCCCATAGGTACCGAAACATCCCGACAAGCTGTATTTTTCGTTGACATGGCCTTGGAATGTCTTGACCACACGGCTCTCAACATAACTCCACATTCGAATGCAGCCATCCAGAGTCCAGGCCAAGACATATTTGCCGTTGGGAGAGAACTTGACGCATGTTGCAGGCGGGTTATCTTCCATGACCAGGGTGCGGAGACACTGGCCGCTGTGGGTGTCCCAGATGCGGATCAGTCCATCCAGAGCACAGGACACAATGAGAGTTCCATCATGCACAACATCAATACCGGCAACAGGGTCGGAGTGCGCTGGAAGGGAGCGCATGACATGGGCTCGGCGAACA
Proteins encoded:
- a CDS encoding Transposable element tc3 transposase, putative codes for the protein MGPEGLETSEIPNQPEKKSRRRGAELDPFLRTRLCVLRTTAKWTYRQIHDEFPHIPLSTIKSTILQESNRVNNHSQARSGRPSKLKDEDRARIREAFQANPHITYDALRVVVDYKVGKESLRRFVNDDGLRKTQTPGRSSLAGRGANKQVDRAPSGQSDDTPPAGSAGDFGPGLIPPESDPISTRASQIVND
- a CDS encoding TRP-like family — protein: MQNFKWALLGLAIVPQTLAADTLSTNGFHLCMTDSAINFQTMDITYTRSTGVVVFDVAGTNAMEQMVLASISITAYGHEIYSKEFDPCGTDIHVNQLCPVPKGTFKVSGSVEVPSKYASQIPGIAFNVPDLDGQAKLVLKSRKDQGNVTCLESQLTNGHSTSVGAVKYATAGIAAGALALSGVSAMSSVGVVGSPTSGPGFGDVMGWFHSMATNGMLSVAYPQVYRSFSSNFMWSTCMISWPGLLKSIDKFRGATGGNLTVESYELLKKATMMRKSFSSTNTTKRSWEYTLQFGDLVARSAETDDASSSSSESSASSKVNDLKQVAQELMIPSADVFMNVLLIFAIVIAAVVVGILLMKVVLELWALYGKKFPEQLAEFRKDYWGLMARTITNMILVLYSIWVLYCVYQLRKGDSWGAKLLAALTLTLFTGLLVFFAIRIAYKARKYKKIEGDTSHLYEDRETWKKYSMFYDGYKKDFWWIFMPVIAYSLVKSCIIAGGEGHGMFQSAGQLVCEVLLLALLVWSRPYATKASLVINIAVQVVRVLSIACVLIFVEELGISQTTKTVTGIVLIVVQSTLTAVLAILIAVNTIINFSRENPHAKQRREAEKATRDFDDLTPLDARDSLLMDHPQRKEFAEMNNFNFTGPHESYQDEPRRARSPSNTESAGLVHNDYGVAHGRSTSADSHGLRGSIEGRHPTAPGYGMAY
- a CDS encoding Nucleotide-binding, alpha-beta plait, with the translated sequence MADPEDGDDLFADLYDADDSTNRTTVAVEAPKSTDLATIPAAGESAGQDFAPAPVGTYESRPTQPSESDPGYHNGSGNAYGAPANAQAPSPVETESHGTGIKEDGKMFIGGLNWETTDESLRDYFSQFGEVQECTVMRDSATGRSRGFGFLTFRDAKTVNTVMVKEHYLDGKIIDPKRAIPRDEQEKTSKIFVGGVSQEATEQDFKQFFMQFGRVVDATLMMDKDTGRPRGFGFVTFDGDAAVEKALSRPLEILGKPIEVKKAQPRGNLRENNDQRGGHRNGGYRDQNQNDGGQQQAPQQGQGSSMTPQMLAQYWQRMQQYFTIMQHQMAAGQGGMPGMNMGGAMNMNPAMIAQMQQMQQMQMRQQQQQMGAQQQGAMSPGPQSPGSQQAMPNMMNPSMMQPNQANAPGGPGSDSTSPAPNAAAMAANYNNAPPNAARGQTGPGYNATEQIAFEQQKYEQQQINRSMDPRGFSPYQQQGGPTSWEGMYDEVPQPHVPTGPAGMRRIGSSGSGTAPQPQSTAPANAPTGPRNAGKPGANYRGGGRGGHRTYHPYQR